One Bacteroidota bacterium DNA window includes the following coding sequences:
- a CDS encoding CDGSH iron-sulfur domain-containing protein — protein sequence MPARIIVKNNGSLRIEGEFEIVDQSGNKFDLAGRTSVSLCRCGESQRKPFCDSSHKTNGWHCEITAFALPPPAPPPAQKI from the coding sequence ATGCCCGCCAGAATCATCGTCAAGAACAACGGGAGCCTCCGCATCGAGGGAGAGTTCGAGATCGTCGACCAGAGCGGCAACAAGTTCGATCTCGCGGGCCGCACGTCGGTCTCGCTCTGCCGGTGCGGCGAGAGCCAGAGAAAACCTTTTTGCGACAGCTCGCACAAAACCAACGGGTGGCACTGCGAGATCACCGCCTTTGCGCTCCCTCCGCCTGCGCCCCCGCCCGCTCAAAAGATTTGA
- a CDS encoding DUF4412 domain-containing protein, whose translation MRRAMAVALLLFLFRALPALAQFEGIIDMKMTRHVEGAPRSVSYSMSVKGEMLAAQAGEGEGSEAKGKFIFRGDRKVMWVVDDQAKTYLEISLTGDAGGKKKGGSGPRRGDSNVKLRKAGRTESILGYPCEEWVAEDTGTVTHIWGTPKLGNVYEGLMKSFEKMNPSLAESQMSGWEGELAKMKVFPLRILSMDRGEKGESGDTTESQEVTRIDSRHLEAALFDPPPGYKKQSLDVDMGKMMDQLQEQMKSRHGRGGDSSLNRENLEKLMKEMQEQGGKEEKDPADSSNGHQ comes from the coding sequence ATGCGTAGAGCCATGGCGGTCGCCCTTCTGCTGTTTCTCTTCCGGGCGCTCCCCGCCCTCGCTCAGTTTGAGGGAATCATCGATATGAAAATGACGCGGCATGTCGAGGGGGCCCCGCGCTCGGTGTCGTACTCCATGTCGGTGAAAGGTGAGATGCTGGCTGCGCAGGCGGGCGAAGGGGAAGGGAGTGAGGCGAAAGGAAAATTCATTTTTCGCGGCGACCGGAAGGTCATGTGGGTCGTCGATGATCAGGCCAAAACCTACCTCGAGATTTCCCTCACCGGCGACGCGGGCGGGAAGAAGAAGGGGGGATCCGGTCCCCGCCGGGGCGATTCGAACGTGAAGCTGCGCAAAGCCGGACGGACCGAATCGATCCTCGGCTATCCGTGCGAGGAGTGGGTGGCCGAAGACACCGGCACGGTAACGCACATCTGGGGAACGCCGAAGTTGGGGAACGTCTACGAGGGATTGATGAAATCGTTCGAGAAGATGAATCCCAGTCTCGCCGAGTCGCAGATGAGCGGATGGGAGGGAGAGCTTGCGAAGATGAAGGTGTTCCCCCTGAGGATTCTCTCAATGGACAGGGGGGAAAAGGGGGAAAGCGGCGATACGACCGAGAGCCAGGAAGTGACGAGGATCGATTCACGGCATCTGGAGGCGGCGCTGTTCGATCCGCCCCCGGGGTACAAGAAACAATCGCTCGACGTCGACATGGGGAAGATGATGGACCAGCTTCAGGAGCAAATGAAGTCGAGGCACGGCCGGGGAGGAGACAGTTCTCTGAACAGGGAGAATCTGGAAAAACTCATGAAGGAAATGCAGGAACAGGGCGGGAAGGAGGAGAAGGATCCCGCCGACAGCTCCAACGGTCATCAGTAA
- a CDS encoding ABC transporter ATP-binding protein, with protein sequence MIQLRELTKTFGDVHAVDHLSLQIKSGEFFGFLGPNGAGKTTTIKMMTGLFAPSSGSISINGFDVQRHPVEAKMATGYVPDQPFVYEKLTGREFLHFSAGLYKMNHRQSTEVIGELADLFEIGSWIDRRAENYSQGMRQRLVIVAALLHRPKVLIIDEPMVGLDPRSTLTVKRVLKQQSAEGSAVFMSTHSLPVAEELCDRVGIIKNGRLVFEDSVERFHHFKQKYDGRFESAFLELTK encoded by the coding sequence ATGATCCAGTTAAGAGAGCTCACGAAAACATTTGGCGACGTGCATGCGGTCGACCACCTCTCGCTGCAGATCAAGAGCGGCGAGTTCTTCGGCTTCCTGGGCCCGAATGGGGCGGGAAAGACGACCACGATCAAGATGATGACGGGGCTCTTCGCGCCGAGCTCGGGGTCGATTTCGATCAACGGGTTCGACGTTCAACGCCACCCCGTCGAGGCAAAAATGGCGACGGGGTATGTTCCCGATCAGCCGTTCGTCTACGAAAAGCTCACCGGCCGGGAATTCCTTCACTTCAGCGCCGGGCTCTACAAAATGAACCACCGCCAATCGACGGAGGTCATCGGGGAGCTTGCCGACCTCTTTGAAATCGGCTCCTGGATCGACCGGCGGGCGGAGAACTACTCGCAGGGGATGCGGCAACGGCTCGTGATCGTCGCGGCGCTTCTGCACAGACCGAAAGTGCTCATTATCGACGAGCCGATGGTGGGGCTCGACCCGCGGAGCACGCTGACCGTCAAGCGGGTCCTCAAGCAACAGTCGGCGGAGGGTTCCGCCGTCTTCATGTCGACGCACAGTCTCCCCGTCGCGGAGGAGCTGTGCGACCGTGTCGGGATCATCAAGAACGGCCGGCTGGTGTTCGAGGATTCCGTCGAGCGCTTTCATCACTTCAAGCAAAAGTACGACGGACGATTCGAATCCGCGTTTC
- a CDS encoding two-component regulator propeller domain-containing protein — translation MSDSQILQPASLHPSLNRSVILRAALLSLTVSLLGVFGGCTSPSDPPPVLPKATWQVFKASASSLADNHVNAIFMDNARRVWFATNNGASYFDNGAWATIRDSLTSPDGHGGPPNHRVTCIVQAKDRSMWFGLTGGGVQRYNPISTIAVWTRYTVQSTFGGLVSDLVLSGTADISNQSAYGEVWFTSAIGISRFVGAANETGTWHFYTHDNTGQIPSNQVWSSMTKLDDNTLWFGTQTGGAVSVEYGLAGLNWTQYSLPVDSRINSMAFDLQNTVWFGNENGAASFNVQTSDWRVIDSAGVRLRHGPVNSVTTNHQNIRWFGTDAGAARLADTTWTIFTTANSPLPSDTVNAVAFDFNQNIWIGTDNGVAVYNESGLTF, via the coding sequence ATGAGCGACAGTCAGATCCTTCAGCCCGCATCCCTTCACCCTTCCCTCAATCGATCCGTGATCCTTCGCGCAGCTCTTTTGTCTCTAACCGTGTCTTTGTTGGGGGTTTTCGGAGGCTGCACGAGTCCGAGCGACCCGCCGCCGGTTCTTCCGAAAGCGACGTGGCAGGTGTTCAAGGCGTCCGCGAGCTCGCTGGCGGACAACCACGTGAACGCGATTTTCATGGACAATGCCCGGAGGGTTTGGTTCGCAACAAATAACGGCGCTTCGTACTTTGATAATGGAGCTTGGGCAACGATCAGGGATTCATTGACCTCTCCGGATGGCCATGGCGGTCCGCCGAATCACAGGGTGACTTGCATCGTCCAGGCGAAGGACCGGAGTATGTGGTTCGGTCTCACCGGCGGCGGCGTCCAACGCTATAATCCGATTTCGACCATCGCGGTCTGGACGCGCTACACCGTGCAATCAACCTTTGGCGGACTTGTGTCCGACCTGGTCCTTTCCGGGACCGCGGACATTTCGAACCAGAGCGCGTACGGAGAGGTGTGGTTTACTTCGGCGATCGGGATCAGCCGTTTCGTCGGCGCCGCGAATGAAACCGGGACATGGCATTTCTATACGCATGACAACACGGGGCAGATTCCCTCGAACCAGGTCTGGTCGTCCATGACGAAGCTTGACGACAACACCCTCTGGTTCGGAACTCAAACGGGCGGCGCGGTCTCGGTCGAGTATGGTCTTGCGGGACTGAACTGGACACAATACTCGCTTCCCGTCGATTCAAGGATCAATTCGATGGCCTTCGACCTTCAGAATACCGTCTGGTTCGGAAACGAGAATGGCGCGGCAAGCTTCAATGTGCAGACCTCTGACTGGAGAGTGATCGATTCGGCGGGAGTCCGGTTGCGCCACGGGCCCGTGAATTCCGTGACGACGAACCACCAGAATATCAGATGGTTTGGAACCGACGCCGGAGCCGCGCGCCTGGCGGACACGACCTGGACGATCTTCACCACGGCGAACAGCCCTCTCCCCAGCGACACGGTGAACGCAGTCGCCTTCGACTTCAATCAGAACATCTGGATCGGTACGGATAATGGAGTCGCCGTCTACAACGAAAGCGGATTGACGTTCTAG
- the thiI gene encoding tRNA uracil 4-sulfurtransferase ThiI has protein sequence MHPVIILHHHEIILKGENRRYFERQLMKNVRISLRGVVAPGAIRGGYGRSIIDLAPGSTPGEAEQRLTGVFGLSNICTGLRIEQEADSICRAAGEILEGREFKTIRVETRRVDKNFPVSSMALNARVGEYLCTRFSVRANLSRPDETIYIELVDGAAYVYRSKLKGPGGLPVGVSGRVAALLSAGFDSPVAAWQMMKRGASVIFVHFHSMPYTSVRSVEQVRQIVAALTRYQFQSKLFLVPFAESQNEIILRTPQPLRVILYRRMMIRIAEAVARRERAEALATGESIGQVASQTLRNIRVINDAASLPVLRPLSGSDKEDIMSLARTIGTHDLSKEQNDDCCSYLAPRNPATWADPSEVREAETTLDIPGLVEKALGATTSERFSSPAAADDEEVERHAVEEPAGDPTIN, from the coding sequence ATGCATCCCGTCATCATCCTCCACCATCATGAAATTATCCTGAAGGGCGAGAATCGCAGGTATTTCGAGCGCCAGCTCATGAAAAATGTGCGAATCTCCCTCCGGGGTGTGGTGGCGCCCGGGGCGATTCGGGGAGGATATGGCAGGTCGATCATCGACCTCGCTCCCGGTTCGACTCCGGGGGAGGCCGAACAGCGCCTCACCGGAGTCTTCGGGCTCTCCAATATTTGCACCGGCCTGCGAATCGAGCAGGAGGCCGATTCCATCTGCAGGGCGGCCGGAGAGATCCTGGAGGGAAGGGAATTCAAGACCATCCGTGTCGAAACCCGCAGGGTGGACAAAAATTTCCCGGTTTCTTCGATGGCCCTCAACGCGCGCGTGGGAGAATACCTCTGCACGCGCTTTTCGGTCCGGGCGAACCTCTCCAGGCCGGATGAGACGATTTACATCGAACTCGTCGACGGAGCGGCGTACGTCTATCGCTCGAAATTGAAGGGCCCGGGGGGACTCCCCGTCGGCGTAAGCGGCCGGGTGGCCGCACTCCTCTCGGCCGGCTTCGATTCGCCCGTCGCCGCCTGGCAAATGATGAAGCGCGGCGCATCGGTGATCTTCGTCCACTTTCACAGCATGCCTTACACGAGCGTCCGGTCCGTCGAGCAGGTCCGCCAGATTGTGGCGGCGCTGACGCGCTACCAGTTTCAGTCGAAGCTCTTTCTCGTGCCGTTCGCCGAAAGCCAGAACGAAATCATCCTCCGGACGCCGCAACCGTTGCGGGTGATCCTCTACCGCAGGATGATGATCCGCATCGCCGAGGCGGTCGCCCGGCGCGAACGGGCCGAGGCGCTCGCGACCGGCGAGAGCATCGGGCAGGTGGCGTCGCAGACCCTCCGGAACATCCGTGTGATCAACGACGCGGCGTCGCTCCCGGTGTTGAGGCCGCTCTCGGGAAGCGACAAGGAGGATATCATGAGCCTCGCACGCACGATCGGCACGCACGATCTTTCGAAAGAACAGAACGACGACTGCTGCTCGTATCTTGCGCCCCGCAACCCGGCCACCTGGGCGGATCCTTCCGAAGTCAGGGAGGCCGAGACAACTCTCGACATTCCCGGATTGGTGGAGAAGGCGCTCGGCGCCACGACCTCGGAGCGCTTTTCATCTCCCGCGGCCGCGGACGATGAGGAAGTCGAACGTCACGCCGTGGAAGAGCCGGCGGGCGATCCAACAATAAACTGA
- a CDS encoding YCF48-related protein → MKSLSSASMIVLLASLSLVAGCTLETPATVDKRVQGGKDLIINEVFTISPDKYYSYSWIELYNPTTKKIKWFDETKPAAGFAVGSSGAIIHTSNDGGAWSDSLSAAQNGSLNAISMSNADTGYAVGNNGKILKVTKNSVQALISGTLANLNGISAAADQQSRTAYAVGDNGTILRTVNRGATWLPPLVPPTTNNLRSVFFVSFQNIYACGDNGTIIKSTNAGTGWSSKIVPEPYRPLSFYSVNFNADTGWVTGDDGTILVSTNGGGQWVPETSHVHAALRGGFFPPSRDPFRRATGWVVGDSGVILRTSDNGGTWTRATTGTSGRLNSVTFADSLRGWAFGDGGLILSTANAGRTWHQQPGPTGANLHGSAFIPLIVRVVSQYLLEMVAQRRAFFFDPATGTINFDYFTKIDSGTMLFDPQILVNFGLSPPSDINPGAFAVITSDSDKFKDHTNLGPGDGTVIPNSIGYYADPTSPFGARPVLWTLLPSGEIRLVKRFLTQVIATQQFLGLDSVVIDVVRYGNFRPTPDPWPNNQPAGFIPEWYSLARFSDDYGDIPSRENTNYSFYMAKDPIPRWYSQLSHTSK, encoded by the coding sequence ATGAAGTCGTTGTCTTCTGCCTCAATGATTGTTCTGCTTGCCTCGTTGTCCCTGGTGGCGGGCTGCACGCTCGAGACCCCCGCTACCGTCGATAAGAGGGTGCAGGGGGGCAAGGATCTCATCATCAACGAAGTGTTTACGATCTCGCCAGACAAGTACTACTCGTACTCCTGGATCGAGCTCTACAATCCCACGACCAAGAAGATCAAGTGGTTCGACGAGACGAAGCCGGCTGCGGGGTTCGCCGTGGGGTCGAGCGGGGCAATCATTCATACGAGCAATGACGGAGGGGCATGGAGCGACTCGCTGAGCGCCGCGCAAAACGGAAGCTTGAATGCGATCAGCATGTCGAACGCGGATACGGGATATGCCGTGGGGAACAATGGGAAAATCCTCAAGGTCACCAAGAACTCGGTCCAGGCCCTGATAAGCGGCACGCTGGCTAATCTGAACGGGATCTCGGCCGCCGCCGACCAGCAAAGCCGGACGGCCTATGCGGTGGGCGATAACGGCACGATTCTCCGGACCGTCAACAGAGGCGCGACCTGGCTTCCTCCGCTCGTCCCGCCCACGACGAACAACCTCCGGTCCGTTTTCTTCGTTTCATTCCAGAATATCTACGCCTGCGGGGATAACGGGACCATCATCAAGTCGACCAACGCCGGTACCGGGTGGTCTTCCAAGATCGTGCCGGAGCCCTACAGGCCGCTCAGTTTCTATTCGGTCAATTTTAACGCGGATACGGGGTGGGTCACGGGAGATGACGGCACGATCCTGGTCTCCACGAACGGCGGCGGCCAGTGGGTGCCGGAAACCTCGCACGTCCACGCGGCGCTGAGGGGCGGATTTTTCCCGCCCAGCCGCGACCCCTTCCGGCGCGCCACGGGGTGGGTTGTGGGAGACAGCGGTGTGATCCTGCGGACGAGCGACAACGGGGGGACATGGACCCGTGCGACCACAGGAACATCGGGACGATTGAATTCCGTCACGTTCGCGGACAGTCTCCGGGGATGGGCCTTCGGCGACGGCGGCCTCATCCTCTCCACGGCGAACGCCGGGCGAACCTGGCATCAGCAGCCGGGCCCGACGGGGGCCAACCTCCACGGGTCGGCCTTCATTCCTCTGATCGTCCGTGTGGTGAGCCAGTATCTTCTCGAGATGGTGGCGCAACGGAGGGCGTTCTTTTTCGACCCGGCGACGGGGACGATTAACTTCGATTATTTCACCAAGATCGACTCGGGAACGATGCTCTTCGATCCCCAAATCCTGGTCAATTTCGGCCTGTCGCCCCCTTCCGACATCAACCCCGGGGCATTCGCGGTGATTACCAGCGACAGCGACAAATTCAAGGACCACACGAATCTCGGCCCCGGCGACGGCACGGTCATCCCGAACAGTATCGGATACTACGCCGACCCGACTTCACCGTTCGGCGCGCGGCCGGTCCTCTGGACTCTCCTTCCTTCGGGAGAGATCCGCCTGGTCAAACGCTTCCTGACGCAGGTGATTGCGACGCAGCAGTTCCTCGGGCTCGATTCGGTGGTGATTGACGTCGTCCGGTACGGGAATTTCAGGCCGACCCCCGATCCCTGGCCGAACAACCAGCCGGCGGGGTTTATCCCCGAGTGGTATTCTCTCGCGAGGTTTAGCGACGATTATGGAGATATACCCTCCCGGGAAAATACGAACTATTCATTCTACATGGCGAAAGACCCGATTCCGCGCTGGTACAGCCAGTTGAGCCACACCTCGAAGTAG
- a CDS encoding TonB-dependent receptor — protein sequence MTSRLHVARRSFTTACLAFLLAAIGQAGNTGKIVGTVTDAQSGEPIPFVNILVVGTQRGASTDDKGKFSIIAVPSGAVSIRASILGYQTVVIKDIEIGADATTPVNIKMTSSAVEINEQVITATKMVNNMVTTGTPTVDAKTISEIPNVKTVEDVLRLQTGVVKQGNNLFLRGGRANEVQYLVDGIPTNSILGNSGSLTTAGTNEELQKVYAGVQSGTIGGGATGLAVSANAIQSVSVQTSGFDADYGNAQSGVINIVTKSGADHYSASAQYRTDRIASTNQNENYSSFTLGGPDPLTKYLMPNLGFKIPGALTFFISADADRSDGPYNYVHNEFYHPLERRIELNGFLGGILNGLGYRFADDQRNAFTFNSKLRYDMSGSDQFSYGYRASLGTNHDYNNFYKYRADSSLLRATLAIQHVFAWTHFFTTNSFVRLYLGKLESHAGNDVAGVKPSDYSSAYQSQDPNLDGFAELGTDQTWVKSLTDVWTTRIDFNSQVHPLHLLKAGFEFNYEEINSTEIQYPTVAHVVNGVTVNPPVDDPRYAHGEYPGYGLYRWNLNNYPNRGGLYVQDNIEFSGLNLHVGARYDYLDIGRQVFYDEFRRDWEIALNGGLNSNDPGYLPAQWVNDVGYDSTVNSSGQTVKVAKGLTDSKRFLYYFTHGYVSPRLSIGYPVTDRIVFYFNYGHFIQFPDRENYYRDPTILGASGNLIGNPSLKPQRTIQYEAGFEDQVSEDMAFTLHAFYKDIFDYADNFARSGNNFPRNFDYASSRGFEVSVNQALGSNFTASVTYSYQLAKGRSSNPLANIFQPQFELPRESRLDWDQNHTANVFATYRVSPREQGKFFGLPFVNNYGISLTWSLGSGFPFTPYQGKVTARNVYLLNNETKPYSSTVNLSMYKGILLTGGLNLLVTLDVTNLFNRRNVNSIYNQTGQPAQFGDADASTGFILPWSQADSRLDPAAFGDQRQIILGMKINWD from the coding sequence ATGACATCAAGGTTACACGTTGCGCGGCGGTCGTTCACGACCGCGTGTCTGGCTTTTCTTCTCGCCGCGATCGGGCAGGCCGGGAACACGGGAAAAATTGTGGGGACGGTCACCGATGCCCAGAGCGGTGAGCCGATCCCGTTTGTCAACATCCTGGTGGTGGGCACCCAGCGCGGCGCTTCGACGGACGACAAGGGAAAGTTTTCCATCATCGCGGTTCCGAGCGGCGCGGTGAGCATCAGGGCCAGCATTCTCGGCTACCAGACGGTGGTCATCAAGGACATCGAAATCGGGGCGGATGCGACCACGCCCGTGAATATCAAGATGACCTCGAGCGCCGTGGAAATCAACGAGCAGGTCATCACCGCCACGAAAATGGTCAACAACATGGTGACGACGGGGACCCCGACCGTCGACGCGAAGACGATTTCGGAAATTCCCAATGTCAAGACGGTGGAAGACGTCCTCCGGCTGCAGACCGGGGTCGTGAAGCAGGGAAACAACCTCTTCTTGCGGGGCGGACGCGCCAACGAAGTCCAGTACCTCGTGGACGGTATTCCGACGAACAGCATTCTCGGCAATTCCGGCTCTCTCACGACGGCGGGAACCAACGAAGAACTCCAGAAAGTGTATGCGGGCGTGCAATCCGGGACGATCGGCGGCGGCGCGACGGGTCTCGCGGTCTCGGCGAACGCCATCCAATCGGTCAGCGTCCAGACCAGCGGGTTCGATGCGGATTACGGAAACGCTCAATCCGGGGTGATCAACATCGTCACGAAATCCGGAGCCGACCATTATTCGGCCTCGGCGCAGTATCGCACGGACAGGATCGCGTCGACGAACCAGAATGAAAACTACAGCTCCTTTACGCTCGGCGGCCCCGACCCGCTCACGAAGTACCTCATGCCGAATCTGGGCTTTAAGATCCCGGGGGCGCTCACTTTCTTCATCAGCGCGGACGCCGACCGGAGCGACGGCCCCTATAACTACGTGCATAATGAGTTTTACCATCCGCTGGAGCGCCGGATCGAACTGAACGGTTTCCTGGGCGGCATTCTGAACGGGCTGGGTTACCGGTTCGCCGACGACCAGAGGAACGCCTTTACGTTCAACTCGAAGTTGCGCTACGACATGAGCGGCTCCGACCAGTTCTCCTACGGCTATCGCGCGAGCCTGGGCACGAACCACGACTACAATAATTTTTACAAGTACCGCGCCGACTCGTCCTTGCTCAGAGCCACGCTCGCCATTCAGCACGTGTTTGCCTGGACTCACTTCTTCACCACGAATTCGTTCGTACGGCTCTACCTCGGCAAGCTTGAGAGCCATGCGGGCAATGATGTCGCCGGCGTCAAGCCCTCGGATTATTCCTCGGCATACCAATCGCAGGATCCGAACCTCGACGGCTTCGCCGAGCTCGGGACCGACCAGACGTGGGTGAAGTCGCTCACGGACGTCTGGACGACCCGGATCGATTTCAACAGCCAGGTTCACCCGCTCCATCTCTTGAAGGCGGGGTTCGAGTTTAATTACGAAGAAATAAATTCGACCGAGATCCAGTATCCGACCGTCGCACACGTGGTGAACGGAGTGACGGTGAACCCCCCGGTGGACGATCCGAGATATGCCCACGGTGAATATCCGGGATATGGCCTTTACCGTTGGAATCTTAACAACTATCCGAATCGAGGGGGGTTGTACGTCCAGGACAACATCGAGTTTTCGGGCTTGAACCTTCACGTGGGAGCCCGGTACGATTACCTGGACATCGGGCGGCAGGTGTTCTATGACGAGTTCCGGAGGGATTGGGAGATCGCCTTGAACGGCGGTCTGAATTCCAACGATCCCGGGTATCTCCCCGCACAGTGGGTGAACGACGTCGGTTATGATTCCACCGTCAACTCCTCCGGTCAGACGGTGAAGGTCGCCAAGGGGCTGACGGACAGCAAACGGTTCCTCTACTATTTCACGCACGGTTACGTGAGTCCGCGCCTTTCGATCGGCTATCCCGTGACGGACCGGATCGTCTTCTATTTTAATTACGGACACTTCATCCAGTTTCCGGACAGGGAGAATTACTACCGCGATCCGACCATCCTGGGCGCCTCGGGGAATCTGATCGGGAATCCGAGCCTCAAACCCCAGCGTACGATCCAGTACGAGGCGGGATTCGAGGACCAGGTCTCGGAAGACATGGCCTTCACGCTCCACGCCTTCTACAAGGACATTTTCGACTATGCCGACAACTTCGCCCGGTCCGGCAATAACTTCCCCCGCAACTTCGATTATGCGAGCTCGCGCGGGTTCGAGGTTTCGGTCAACCAGGCCCTGGGGTCGAACTTTACGGCGAGCGTGACCTACTCGTACCAGCTCGCGAAGGGGCGTTCGTCGAACCCCCTGGCGAATATTTTCCAGCCCCAGTTCGAACTCCCCCGGGAAAGCCGGCTCGACTGGGATCAGAACCACACGGCGAACGTCTTCGCAACCTACAGGGTGAGTCCGAGGGAGCAGGGGAAATTTTTCGGCCTTCCGTTTGTCAATAACTACGGGATTTCACTCACGTGGAGCCTCGGAAGCGGATTCCCGTTCACCCCGTACCAGGGAAAGGTCACCGCACGAAACGTCTACCTTCTGAACAACGAGACGAAGCCGTACAGTTCGACGGTAAACCTCTCGATGTACAAGGGAATCCTGCTGACAGGCGGACTGAACCTCCTGGTGACGCTCGATGTCACGAACCTTTTCAACCGCAGGAACGTCAACTCGATTTACAACCAGACGGGGCAGCCTGCCCAGTTCGGAGACGCCGATGCCAGCACAGGGTTTATCCTTCCCTGGAGTCAGGCGGACAGCCGGCTTGATCCTGCCGCGTTCGGCGACCAGCGGCAGATCATCCTCGGCATGAAGATCAATTGGGACTAG
- a CDS encoding c-type cytochrome — protein sequence MKPFIGIAAVAALVLTIALHARGQEQVYKPADSVLAGPLISARTGMETAWDLPKNPLIDALPSDTAHAARIARGYRIFVNTPREAPGFTRNSLSCNNCHLNAGQREKAMPLVGVAGVFPEYSKRAGRPISLEDRIVGCFLRSENATGAPTAGGSRAVEAIVPVDAPEVAALASYISWLSAGYAAGSRLTWRGENTIPADKLIPLEKLNPGRGRKLFREKCTSCHGENGQGVEIGNKKAGPLWGPASWNDGAGAARIYTLAGMILYMMPYLDLGSLTPEDAQHISAYINSKPRPVFPYKDRDYATERVPPDAVYYKGNAVTPPLQKK from the coding sequence TTGAAACCGTTCATCGGGATCGCCGCCGTCGCGGCGTTAGTCTTGACGATTGCGCTGCACGCGAGAGGACAGGAACAGGTCTACAAACCCGCCGACTCCGTCCTTGCGGGCCCTCTGATTTCGGCGCGGACCGGGATGGAAACCGCGTGGGACCTCCCGAAGAACCCGCTGATCGATGCGCTTCCCTCCGACACCGCTCACGCGGCCCGGATTGCCCGGGGGTACCGGATCTTCGTCAATACCCCGCGCGAAGCTCCCGGATTTACCCGGAATTCTCTCTCCTGCAACAATTGCCATCTGAACGCGGGGCAGAGGGAAAAAGCGATGCCGCTTGTCGGCGTCGCGGGAGTGTTCCCGGAGTATAGCAAACGGGCCGGCCGTCCGATTTCTCTGGAGGACCGGATCGTCGGTTGTTTCCTCCGGAGCGAGAATGCGACGGGAGCGCCGACGGCCGGCGGATCCAGGGCCGTCGAGGCGATCGTGCCCGTCGATGCGCCGGAGGTCGCAGCGCTCGCCTCCTATATCTCCTGGCTCTCCGCGGGATATGCCGCCGGGTCAAGATTAACATGGAGGGGGGAAAACACGATTCCGGCCGACAAACTGATTCCGCTCGAAAAGCTGAATCCGGGGCGGGGCAGGAAACTGTTCCGGGAGAAATGCACATCCTGCCACGGAGAGAACGGCCAGGGGGTGGAAATCGGCAACAAAAAAGCAGGCCCTTTGTGGGGGCCTGCTTCATGGAACGACGGGGCGGGCGCGGCGCGAATCTACACGCTCGCCGGAATGATCCTCTACATGATGCCCTACCTCGACCTCGGAAGTCTGACGCCCGAGGATGCCCAGCATATCTCGGCGTACATCAATTCCAAGCCCCGTCCGGTGTTTCCCTATAAAGACAGGGACTACGCGACCGAGCGCGTCCCCCCCGATGCAGTCTATTACAAGGGAAATGCGGTAACCCCGCCTCTACAAAAGAAGTAG
- a CDS encoding PorV/PorQ family protein, with protein sequence MNRMKPFFSSSLLFLALLAVCSTGRAGDRSGTVSELFLKIGTSARSISMGGAQVAIAEGVSSMAYNPAGIMSVANYGFGATYTAWLADMQHSYAGIVKNVPGLGAIGVSVTLLTTDDIPETTPSAPEGTGSTFRASDYAFSVAFARQVTEQFRVGINGKIIQSYLLNKQLGASSFAFDIGTLYDIPILQSHIGVSLTNIGKDVKFINETYSLPTALRFGVLVDVMKNESNSFVTTLQIARVNDADEQYNFGTEYVFGNMVALRGGYKFAYDQENVTAGFGVRLNSLGFNSTLDYGFNNFKYLPGTHSFTFEMQF encoded by the coding sequence ATGAATCGAATGAAACCGTTTTTTTCATCCTCGCTCCTCTTCCTGGCGCTGCTGGCCGTCTGTTCGACGGGCCGTGCGGGCGACAGATCGGGGACTGTGTCGGAGCTGTTTTTGAAAATCGGGACCAGCGCCCGCTCGATCAGCATGGGCGGAGCCCAGGTCGCAATCGCCGAGGGAGTCAGTTCCATGGCGTATAACCCCGCCGGAATCATGTCGGTCGCCAACTACGGATTCGGCGCGACGTACACGGCGTGGCTGGCGGATATGCAGCATTCGTACGCCGGTATTGTAAAGAATGTTCCGGGCCTCGGGGCGATCGGTGTGAGCGTCACGCTCCTGACGACGGACGATATTCCGGAAACGACCCCTTCGGCGCCCGAGGGGACCGGCAGCACATTCCGCGCGAGCGATTACGCGTTCAGCGTGGCATTCGCCCGGCAGGTGACCGAACAGTTCCGCGTCGGGATCAACGGCAAGATCATCCAGTCGTACCTGTTGAACAAGCAACTGGGAGCTTCTTCGTTCGCGTTCGACATCGGCACGCTGTACGACATACCGATTCTGCAAAGCCATATCGGGGTCTCGCTGACCAACATCGGAAAAGACGTCAAGTTCATCAACGAGACATATTCGCTCCCGACCGCTTTGCGCTTCGGCGTGCTGGTCGACGTGATGAAGAACGAGTCGAATTCTTTCGTGACCACGCTTCAGATCGCGCGCGTGAACGACGCCGACGAACAGTACAACTTCGGGACCGAATACGTGTTCGGCAACATGGTCGCCCTGCGGGGGGGATATAAATTCGCATACGATCAGGAGAACGTGACCGCCGGGTTCGGCGTACGCCTGAATTCGCTCGGCTTCAACAGCACGCTCGATTACGGGTTTAACAACTTCAAATATCTGCCCGGTACGCACTCGTTTACGTTTGAAATGCAGTTCTGA